The Nocardioides ochotonae genome segment GCTGCCGCTCGACAACGGCGACGCGCTGCTGGCCCACCTCGGCATGAGCGGGCAGATGCTCGTGCAGCCCGCCACGGCGCCCGACGAGAAGCACCTGCGGGTGCGCCTCGTGCTCGACGACGCCCGCCAGCTGCGCTTCGTCGACCAGCGGATGTTCGGCGGGCTGACAGTCTCCGCGGGCGGCGCCGAGCTGCCGCCCGAGATCGCCCACATCGCCCGCGACCCCCTGGACCCGGAGTTCGACGACGACGAGTTCGTCCGCCGGGTCCGCAGGCGGGCCTCCGGCATCAAGCGCCAGCTGCTCGACCAGGGGCTGGTCTCCGGGGTCGGCAACATCTACGCCGACGAGTCGCTGTGGCGTGCCCGGCTGCACGGCGAGCGCCCCGGCGACCGGCTCAGCGCCGCGCAGGTGCGCGAGCTGCTCGGCCACGCCCGCGACGTGATGGGGGAGGCCCTCGCCCAGGGCGGCACCTCCTTCGACGCCCTCTACGTCAACGTCAACGGCCAGTCGGGCTACTTCGACCGCTCGCTGCGCGCCTACGGCCGCGAGGACGAGCCCTGCGAGCGCTGCGGTACGCCGATGCGCCGCGTGGCGTTCATGAACCGCTCGTCGTACTTCTGCCCGACCTGCCAGCCGCCCCCGCGTCGGCGCCGGACGCCGACCCCCGGGCGCGGCGTCGTCCGCACGCCCGGGCTGGGGCCGGAGGCGGTCCCGGGGCCGGGTGCCGGCCCGGACGCGGGCACCCCTCTCCCGGATTGACCCGATCGGCATGCGGGTGGGATTCTTGAAGACGGTTCGCGGCGAGCGGACCACCGGAGGCGGTCGTGATCGCCGCCGCCCGGCCACACCACCAGATTCCGGAAGGCTCACCATGGCCAAGGCACTCATCGGCCACCTGAGCAGGGACCTGCGGACCCCCAGCCACCTGATGGTCGAGAACTCCCGGCTGCGCGCCCGCGTGGGCGAGCTGGAGGCACTCGTGATCCGGCTCGCGGAGGAGAACGACCGCCTCAGCGCGGCGCACCGCACCGACCTGCTCGACCTCGACAACGCCGCCTCCGTCGAGGACATGCAGCCCGCCTGACGATCTCCTGCTGGAAGTCGCTGGGCCGCGGTCGAGCGCGGCCAAACGTCGACGGGATGTGGCCGCTGAGTCTGATGAGGTCCCGCAGCCGGGGCGGCCGCACGCCACCCGCACCCCGCCCGCACCCCCCACACACCCACCCGCGTGGGAACGCCGAACCCCCGGACCGCATCGGTAGGGTGACACGCACCGCGCTTCCCCGCCTGCGGTGCTGTGCCGATGCAGCATCGCCTCGACGTCCCTGAAGTCCAGCGTGATGGGAGCACCGGGTGTATCTGAAGAGCCTGACCCTCAAGGGGTTCAAGTCCTTCGCCTCCGCGACCACGCTCCAGCTCGAGCCCGGGATCACCTGCATCGTCGGGCCCAACGGCTCCGGCAAGTCCAACGTCGTCGACGCCCTGGCCTGGGTGATGGGCGAGCAGGGGGTCAAGTCGCTGCGCGGCGGCAAGATGGAGGACGTCATCTTCGCCGGTACGTCGGGGCGCCCGCCGCTGGGTCGCGCCGAGGTGGTGCTCACCATCGACAACTCCGACGGCGCGCTGCCGATCGAGTACACCGAGGTGACGATCAGCCGCACGATGTTCCGCAGCGGCGGCTCCGAGTACGCCATCAACGGCACCACCTGCCGCCTGCTCGACGTGCAGGAGCTGCTCTCCGACTCCGGCATCGGCCGCGAGATGCACGTGATCGTCGGCCAGGGCCAGCTCGACCAGATCCTGCACGCGACGCCGGAGGACCGGCGCGGGTTCATCGAGGAGGCCGCGGGGGTCCTCAAGCACCGCAAGCGCAAGGAGAAGGCGCTGCGCAAGCTGGACTCCACCGACGCCAACCTGCACCGCCTCAACGACCTGATCACCGAGATCCGGCGCCAGCTCAAGCCGCTGGGCCGCCAGGCGGAGGTGGCCCGCCGCGCCGCCGGCGTGCAGGCCGACGTCCGCGACGCCCGCGCTCGCCTGCTCGCCGACGACCTGGTCACCGCCCGCACCGCGTTGGAGCGGGAGATGGCCGACGAGTCCGCGCTGGCGCAGCGGCGCGAGGAGCTGGAGCAGCAGACCGCCACCGCCCGCGCCCAGGAGGGCGAGCTCGAGGCCGCGCTCCGCGAGGATCTCCCTGCCCTGTCCCGCGCCCAGGACACCTGGTTCGCGCTCTCCGGCCTGCGCGAGCGGTTGCGCGGCACCCAGTCGCTGGCCGCCGAGCGGCTGCGCAACGCCACCGCCGCCGCGGAGACCGACCACCGCAGCGGCCGCGACCCCGAGGAGCTCGAGGCGCAGGCCGAGCAGGCGCGCGCCCAGGAGCAGCAGATCGCCGCCGAGGTCGAGGACCGCCGCGTCGCGCTCGAGCAGGCCGTCACCGCCCGGCGGGCCGCCGAGGACGCCGCCGCCGAGGAGGAGCGCCGCGTCGCCGCCCTCCAGCGCGCCGCCGCGGACCGCCGCGAGGGACTGGCGCGCCTGCACGGCCAGGTCAACGCCATGCGCTCGCGCGCCGTCGCCGCCGACGAGGAGGTCGGGCGCCTCACCACCAACCGGGAGGACGCCCTGGCCCGCGCCGAGCGCGCCCAGCGCGACTTCACCGCCCTGGAGACCCAGGTCGCCGGCCTCGACGCCGGTGAGGAGGGCCTGGACGCCGAGCACGAGGCGGCCGTGGCCGCGCTCGACGACATCGAGGCACATCTGGTCAAGATCCGCGAGGAGGTGCAGCAGGCCGAACGCGACCGCTCCTCGCTCGCCGCGCGCAAGGACGCCCTCGAGATCGGCCTGCACCGCAAGGACGGCGCCGGCGCCCTGCTCGCCGCGAGCGACGCGGTCTCGGGGCTGCTGGGCTCGGTGGCCGCGCTGCTCACGGTCCGCCCGGGCTTCGAGACCGCGGTCGCGGGCGCGCTCGGCCGGGCCGCGGACGCCGTGGCCGTCGCCGACGCCGACACCGCGGTCGCGGCGATCACCCACCTGCGCACCGAGGACCTCGGCCGCGCCGCGCTGCTGCTGGGCGGGGGAGCGGGCGAGGAGGACGACTGGCCGGCGCTGCCGGACCACGCGACGTACGTGCGCGACGTCGTGGAGTGCCCCGACGAGCTGCGCGCGGCCCTGTCCCGGCTGGTCCGCAAGGTGGCGGTCGTCGCCGACCTGGACGCCGCCCGCGCCCTGGTGCGCGACCTGCCCGACCTCACCGCCGTGACCCGCGAGGGCGACCTGATCGGCGCCCACTTCGCCGACGGCGGCTCCTCGAGCCAGCCGAGCCTGATCGAGGTCCAGGCGGCCGTCGAGGAGGCGGGCGAGCAGCTCGCCGAGGTCACCGCGACCGTCGAGCGGCTGGGCTTCGAGGTCAGCCGGCTCGAGGCGGAGCGGCTCGCCGCCCAGCAGCGCGTCGACGTCGCGCTGGCCCGGCTGCACGAGTCGGACGCCACCCTCGCCGCGGTCGCCGAGGAGCTGGGCCAGCACGGCTCGCTGGCGCGCGCCGCCCGCGGCGAGGCCGAACGGCTCGCGCAGGCCATCGAGGCCGCCCAGCAGGCCCGGGAGCAGGCGGTCGCCGGATTGGCCGAGCTCGAGGCCCGGCTCGCCGCCGCCGAGGAGACCCCCGAGGAGGAGCCCGACACCGGCACCCGTGAGCAGCTGGCCGAGGCCGCCCGGGGCGCCCGCCAGGAGGAGACCGACGCCCGGCTGGCGCTGCGCACCAGCGAGGAGCGGGCCCGCGCCATGAGCGGGCGCGCCGACTCGCTGCTGCGCGCGGCCCGCACCGAGCGCGAGGCCCGCGCCCGGGCGGCCGAGCGCCGCGAGCGCGCCCGCCGGGAGGGCCGCGCGGCCGAGGCCGTCGGCACCGCGGTGGCGCACGTGCTGCGCCGCCTCGAGGACTCCGTGGCCCGGGCCGCCGAGCACCGCGCGCAGGTGGAGGAGTCCCGCCGCGCGCGCGAGCAGGACCTGATGAGCGTCCGCGCGACCCTGCGCGACCTGGCCCGTGCCCACGACGAGCTCCTCAACGCCGCGCACCGCGACGAGCTGGCCCGTGCCCAGCAGCGCATGCGCATCGAGCAGCTGGAGGAGCGGGCGGTCGAGGAGCTCGGCACCGCGCCCGACGCGCTCGTCGCCGACTACGGCCCCGACCAGCCGGTGCCCGCCACCGAGCCCGGTCCGGACGGCGAGCTGCCCGAGCCCACGGCGTACGTCCGAGAGGAGCAGCAGAAGCGGCTGCGCGCCGCCGAGCGGGCCCTGGCCCAGCTGGGCAAGGTCAACCCGCTGGCGCTCGAGGAGTTCTCGGCGATGGAGGAGCGGCACAAGTTCCTCACCGAGCAGTTGGAGGACCTGCGTCGCACCCGCAAGGACCTCCTCGACATCGTCCGCGAGGTCGACGCCCGCGTGGAGCAGGTCTTCACCGAGGCCTACGTCGACGTCGAGCGCGCCTTCGACGCGACCTTCTCCCGGCTCTTCCCCGGGGGTGAGGGACGCCTGGTCCTGACCGACCCCTCCGACATGCTCACCACCGGCATCGAGGTCGAGGCCCGCCCGGCCGGCAAGAAGGTCAAGCGGCTCTCGCTGCTCTCCGGCGGCGAGCGCTCGCTGGTCGCGGTCGCGTTCCTGGTGGCGCTGTTCAAGGCCCGCCCCTCGCCGTTCTACATCCTCGACGAGGTCGAGGCGGCCCTGGACGACACCAACCTGGGTCGGCTGCTCGAGATCTACGAGGAGCTGCGGGAGAGCTCGCAGCTGCTCGTCATCACCCACCAGAAACGGACCATGGAGGTCGGGGACGCCTTGTACGGAGTCACGATGCGAGGGGACGGCGTCTCGGCCGTCATCAGCCAGCGGCTGCGGGAGGTGGAGCCCGCGTGAGCGAGGAGCGCACCCGCCCGGCGCGCCCCACCCGCGCGGACTACGTCGCCTGGCGCACGGTGACCACCCGCTGGCGCGACGACGACGCCTACGGCCACCTCAACAACGCGACGTACTACGAGCTGTTCGACACCGCCGTCAACGCGCACCTGTTCGAGGCGACCGGCACCAACGTGCGCCACCTGCCGCAGATCGGGGTGGTGGCGGAGACCTCGTGCCGGTACTTCCGCGAGATCGGCTTCCCCGAGCCGATCGAGACCGGGATGGTCGTCGACAAGGTCGGCACCTCCTCGATCGTCTACCGGATCGGGCTGTTCCAGGGCGACTCCGACGAGGCCGCGGCCGAGGGCCGCTTCGTGCACGTGTACGTCGACAACGCCGCCGGCGCGGGGGACCGCCCCGTGGCGCCGATGCCCGACGTGGTCCGGGCCGCGGTGGAGCCGCTGCTGCGCCCCTAGCGACTGCGCCCGTAGCACCCCCGCGCGGCCGGAGGGGCCCCCGGGGCGTGGCCGGTGGGTGGGGTGCCGGTGGGACGCTGGAGGTGTCCTCGTGACCGGTCGACCCCCGCCGACCGTCCTCCGCCTCACCCGGGAGATCACCTCATGACCTACGTCGTGCTTTCCATGATCGTCATCGTCGCCGTGGCGGCAGTGGTCGTCGTGTACGCCGCCTACCCGCACCGCGACCGCGAGATCCCGGTGATCCCCTGGCTCGGTGGCGCCATGCGGAGGGCGAAGGACGCCGTGACGGTCGTCGAGCCCGACGGCACCCACGACCACGACGCCCACCTCGCCGCCTCGCTGAGCGACGGCCGCAAGCGGCGATCGCGCTCGCGCTGACCTCGCCGCCACAGACGAACGAAACGCCGTCTCGCAGAGAGGAACGGCCCGACGACGGGAGCGGCATGCCTTAGGGTCTGCTATTGCGAACAACTCGCAATAGCGACTGAGAGGGTTCCCGTGCGTCGTCCCGCCCGATCCACCGCGCTGGCCGCGGCCGCCCTGCTGGCGAGCGCCCTGACGGCCGGCTGCGCCTCCGACCCGGCCCCGGTCGGCGACGGCGGACGCCCGGCCCAGCTCACCGTGGCCCTGGGCGGCGAGCCCGACGACGGGTTCGACCCGACCCTGGGGTGGGGGCGCTACGGATCGCCCCTCTTCCAGTCCACGCTGCTGCAGCGCACCGCCGACCTCGACGTCACCGGCGACCTCGCCACCGAGTGGGAGGTGAGTCGCGACGGCCGGGTCTGGACGGTGGAGATCCGCGACGACGCCCGGTTCACCGACGGCACCCCGGTGCGGGCCGAGGACGTCGCCTACACCTTCAACCAGGCCGCACGCTCGGGCGGGCTCACCGACGTGACGGTCCTCGAGCGTGCCGAGGCCACCGGCCCCACCACCGTCGAGCTGCGGCTGCGGCGAGCGCAGAGCACCTTC includes the following:
- the mutM gene encoding bifunctional DNA-formamidopyrimidine glycosylase/DNA-(apurinic or apyrimidinic site) lyase, which produces MPELPEVEVVRAGLERHVVGRTILGVEVLHERPVRRDLRGPAGFVEALTGRRVVGARRRGKYLWLPLDNGDALLAHLGMSGQMLVQPATAPDEKHLRVRLVLDDARQLRFVDQRMFGGLTVSAGGAELPPEIAHIARDPLDPEFDDDEFVRRVRRRASGIKRQLLDQGLVSGVGNIYADESLWRARLHGERPGDRLSAAQVRELLGHARDVMGEALAQGGTSFDALYVNVNGQSGYFDRSLRAYGREDEPCERCGTPMRRVAFMNRSSYFCPTCQPPPRRRRTPTPGRGVVRTPGLGPEAVPGPGAGPDAGTPLPD
- the smc gene encoding chromosome segregation protein SMC, producing the protein MYLKSLTLKGFKSFASATTLQLEPGITCIVGPNGSGKSNVVDALAWVMGEQGVKSLRGGKMEDVIFAGTSGRPPLGRAEVVLTIDNSDGALPIEYTEVTISRTMFRSGGSEYAINGTTCRLLDVQELLSDSGIGREMHVIVGQGQLDQILHATPEDRRGFIEEAAGVLKHRKRKEKALRKLDSTDANLHRLNDLITEIRRQLKPLGRQAEVARRAAGVQADVRDARARLLADDLVTARTALEREMADESALAQRREELEQQTATARAQEGELEAALREDLPALSRAQDTWFALSGLRERLRGTQSLAAERLRNATAAAETDHRSGRDPEELEAQAEQARAQEQQIAAEVEDRRVALEQAVTARRAAEDAAAEEERRVAALQRAAADRREGLARLHGQVNAMRSRAVAADEEVGRLTTNREDALARAERAQRDFTALETQVAGLDAGEEGLDAEHEAAVAALDDIEAHLVKIREEVQQAERDRSSLAARKDALEIGLHRKDGAGALLAASDAVSGLLGSVAALLTVRPGFETAVAGALGRAADAVAVADADTAVAAITHLRTEDLGRAALLLGGGAGEEDDWPALPDHATYVRDVVECPDELRAALSRLVRKVAVVADLDAARALVRDLPDLTAVTREGDLIGAHFADGGSSSQPSLIEVQAAVEEAGEQLAEVTATVERLGFEVSRLEAERLAAQQRVDVALARLHESDATLAAVAEELGQHGSLARAARGEAERLAQAIEAAQQAREQAVAGLAELEARLAAAEETPEEEPDTGTREQLAEAARGARQEETDARLALRTSEERARAMSGRADSLLRAARTEREARARAAERRERARREGRAAEAVGTAVAHVLRRLEDSVARAAEHRAQVEESRRAREQDLMSVRATLRDLARAHDELLNAAHRDELARAQQRMRIEQLEERAVEELGTAPDALVADYGPDQPVPATEPGPDGELPEPTAYVREEQQKRLRAAERALAQLGKVNPLALEEFSAMEERHKFLTEQLEDLRRTRKDLLDIVREVDARVEQVFTEAYVDVERAFDATFSRLFPGGEGRLVLTDPSDMLTTGIEVEARPAGKKVKRLSLLSGGERSLVAVAFLVALFKARPSPFYILDEVEAALDDTNLGRLLEIYEELRESSQLLVITHQKRTMEVGDALYGVTMRGDGVSAVISQRLREVEPA
- a CDS encoding acyl-CoA thioesterase, with amino-acid sequence MSEERTRPARPTRADYVAWRTVTTRWRDDDAYGHLNNATYYELFDTAVNAHLFEATGTNVRHLPQIGVVAETSCRYFREIGFPEPIETGMVVDKVGTSSIVYRIGLFQGDSDEAAAEGRFVHVYVDNAAGAGDRPVAPMPDVVRAAVEPLLRP